Proteins from one Triticum aestivum cultivar Chinese Spring chromosome 7A, IWGSC CS RefSeq v2.1, whole genome shotgun sequence genomic window:
- the LOC123153091 gene encoding uncharacterized protein, producing MVRDLTEDGTPVRRHWVRRQWASSDFEFSCHMKQLDVVVVEWRFLLTSIFVGVELSGESPIASSYHIRFSLWCQDSGIDFVPLAPFNFLFLADFLGVWFMWTTSLVYIG from the exons atGGTGAGGGATCTCACGGAGGATGGGACACCG GTGAGAAGACACTGG GTGAGAAGGCAGTGGGCGTCATCCGACTTTGAGTTTTCGTGCCACATGAAGCAGTTGGATGTGGTAGTTGTGGAGTGGCGGTTCTTGCTGACTTCGATATTTGTCGGTGTCGAGTTGAGCGGCGAGTCTCCCATTGCATCGTCGTACCATATTCGTTTTTCTTTGTGGTGTCAAGATTCAGGCATCGATTTCGTCCCACTGGCTCCATTCAATTTCTTGTTTTTGGCTGATTTCTTGGGCGTGTGGTTTATGTGGACGACCAGTCTTGTTTATATTGGTTGA